A stretch of the Veillonella parvula DSM 2008 genome encodes the following:
- a CDS encoding 3'-5' exonuclease, with amino-acid sequence MLINREQQRVIDEVEQNILLLASAGTGKTNTLAYRVAHLIEGGYAKAENILCMTFTNKAANEMKGRIQSLVGSPAKAVEVSTFHSFCFFILQQEGKRNETLYTDVTIFDEEDCKELSEPYRPGKLREMSFANVIAMVKEYRSLYEFYSDDLVGDYKRTIERLQKEQREAIEQQFSSFGNVLYSELNDFLNHGHEWIAAYDESLASLHGLDFTDLICGVHRLFQDPVVRERWRSRYSYISVDEMQDTGVLEYKVLEMLWEGNHVLLCGDYFQTIYEWRGSDPFRLLKQFDADFKPLKIIFYENYRSNWTLFTMAFKALQNMFPDLVGSIYTELPRANSESKGKPVLIKGCKNSYLEGRYIYEAICALPKDANIGVLVRDNKKAQQLSDSFERLNGERSEEERRHFMIIDEFKFFRRQEIKDVMAYFKLLMNPNDSVSAKRIIKRYVAGIGDARIAAIESPETRQVGLKLTDFMDMPIFEAEPYAKLVSGLEQHEVVVYDVESTGTDTAQDRIIQIAAIRIDEDGQVLETFERFINPGVPVGQSEEVHGFSDAYLQEHGEEPAIVLQAFKEFSKNAIIVGHNVNYDVTIFTNELARHNLGNPEFKAIYDTLDIYRRFYPNLPNHKLGFLASKFPIHHEPTHNAMDDILATAQLLIYAVKENIVPTTTGRMVAINKYKAAFTNIASQMATLRRKAYTEMPTKLLAYIMNQMGVLEYYKSHGEAAKVEHIRDLYRIMEKLDAAYEGPAGLARLNQILQLAALTAGEPAQQVRNEDRIPIITIHQAKGSEFDYVFLAGLNEGTFPSPFALAEGRDDEEKRLFYVAITRPKQELTITFEQTNIRGRAVQPSSLLNYMPRDPELVERRY; translated from the coding sequence ATGCTTATCAATCGTGAACAACAACGCGTTATTGATGAAGTGGAACAGAATATCCTCTTGTTAGCGTCCGCTGGGACGGGAAAAACGAATACACTTGCTTATCGGGTGGCTCATCTCATCGAGGGTGGCTATGCGAAAGCGGAGAATATCTTGTGCATGACCTTTACGAACAAGGCCGCAAACGAGATGAAAGGCCGCATTCAATCGCTCGTGGGCAGTCCTGCAAAGGCTGTGGAGGTTAGTACATTCCACAGCTTTTGCTTTTTCATTCTCCAACAAGAGGGAAAGCGCAATGAAACCTTGTACACGGACGTGACCATTTTTGACGAAGAAGACTGCAAGGAACTCTCTGAACCGTACCGTCCTGGTAAATTGCGAGAAATGTCCTTTGCTAATGTTATCGCTATGGTGAAAGAATATCGCTCTTTATATGAATTTTATTCTGATGACCTCGTAGGTGATTATAAACGCACTATCGAACGCTTGCAGAAGGAACAGCGCGAAGCCATTGAGCAGCAATTCTCCAGCTTTGGCAATGTCCTCTATAGTGAACTCAATGATTTCTTGAACCATGGTCACGAATGGATTGCTGCGTATGATGAAAGCTTAGCTTCCCTGCACGGTCTAGATTTTACAGACCTCATCTGCGGTGTTCATCGCCTATTCCAAGACCCTGTAGTTCGTGAACGCTGGCGCAGTCGTTACAGCTATATCTCTGTAGATGAAATGCAAGATACTGGCGTACTGGAGTACAAGGTATTAGAAATGTTGTGGGAAGGTAATCACGTGCTACTATGTGGAGACTATTTCCAAACCATATACGAATGGCGTGGCTCCGATCCGTTCCGCTTGCTTAAGCAATTTGATGCGGATTTCAAGCCCTTGAAAATCATCTTTTATGAAAACTATCGTTCTAATTGGACGCTCTTTACGATGGCTTTCAAGGCCTTGCAAAATATGTTCCCTGACCTGGTTGGGTCTATCTACACTGAATTGCCTCGTGCTAATAGTGAAAGCAAGGGTAAGCCTGTTCTCATTAAAGGTTGTAAAAATAGCTACCTTGAGGGCCGATATATCTACGAAGCTATCTGTGCATTACCGAAGGATGCTAATATCGGCGTTCTCGTGAGGGACAATAAAAAAGCACAGCAGCTAAGTGATTCTTTTGAACGTCTTAACGGCGAACGATCTGAAGAGGAACGCCGTCACTTCATGATTATCGACGAGTTTAAATTCTTTAGACGTCAAGAAATCAAAGACGTTATGGCTTACTTCAAATTGCTCATGAATCCTAATGATTCTGTCAGTGCGAAGCGCATTATCAAGCGATATGTTGCTGGTATTGGTGACGCTCGTATCGCTGCGATTGAAAGCCCTGAGACGCGTCAAGTAGGTTTAAAATTGACGGATTTCATGGATATGCCTATCTTTGAAGCGGAGCCTTATGCAAAGCTCGTAAGTGGGCTTGAACAGCACGAAGTAGTTGTTTATGACGTGGAGAGCACCGGCACAGATACGGCTCAAGACCGTATCATTCAAATTGCGGCTATCCGCATCGATGAAGATGGACAGGTCTTAGAGACTTTTGAACGCTTTATCAATCCTGGTGTACCTGTTGGTCAATCCGAAGAGGTACACGGCTTCTCCGATGCGTATTTACAAGAACACGGTGAAGAGCCAGCTATAGTGTTACAAGCCTTTAAGGAATTTTCCAAGAATGCTATTATTGTAGGTCATAATGTAAACTATGATGTGACCATCTTTACGAATGAATTGGCGCGTCATAATCTAGGTAATCCCGAGTTCAAGGCTATTTATGATACACTCGATATCTACCGTCGTTTCTATCCTAATTTACCAAATCATAAATTGGGTTTCCTAGCATCTAAGTTCCCTATACACCATGAGCCAACACATAATGCAATGGACGATATATTAGCCACTGCACAGCTTTTAATCTATGCGGTGAAAGAAAATATCGTGCCTACTACAACGGGACGTATGGTAGCTATTAACAAATATAAGGCAGCTTTCACTAATATCGCATCTCAAATGGCGACCTTGCGTAGAAAAGCCTATACGGAGATGCCAACGAAATTATTGGCGTACATTATGAATCAAATGGGAGTTCTAGAATACTACAAATCTCATGGAGAAGCGGCTAAAGTAGAGCATATACGCGATTTATATCGTATCATGGAAAAATTAGATGCGGCTTATGAAGGGCCAGCAGGATTAGCGCGGTTAAATCAAATCTTGCAGCTCGCAGCTCTCACGGCGGGCGAGCCCGCACAACAGGTGCGAAACGAAGACCGCATTCCTATCATTACCATTCACCAAGCAAAGGGCAGTGAGTTCGATTACGTATTTTTAGCAGGACTCAACGAAGGTACGTTCCCAAGTCCTTTTGCCCTTGCAGAAGGTCGTGATGATGAAGAAAAGCGCTTGTTCTATGTGGCCATCACTCGACCTAAACAAGAATTGACCATTACCTTTGAACAGACAAATATAAGAGGTCGAGCTGTTCAACCAAGCTCGCTACTCAACTATATGCCACGAGATCCTGAACTCGTAGAAAGGAGATACTGA
- the recR gene encoding recombination mediator RecR: MTNALERLVEQLRRLPGIGSKSARRLAYHLVEMPKEEVDRLVETIVEAKGATRHCSICFNLSAQDPCEFCSNPNRDHTTIMVVETSRDVIAIERSGDYKGLYHVLEGALSPMEGIGADDIRVKELIARLRDGVVQEVILATDPDVEGEATALYLARLLSPSGIKVTRIARGVPVGGDIEYADELTLGGAVVNRQEMKG; encoded by the coding sequence ATGACAAACGCTTTAGAACGGCTCGTAGAACAGCTGCGCCGCTTGCCTGGCATCGGTTCTAAGTCGGCTAGACGCTTGGCGTACCATTTGGTAGAAATGCCGAAGGAAGAGGTGGACCGCCTCGTGGAAACTATCGTAGAAGCGAAGGGGGCTACGCGTCACTGTTCTATTTGCTTTAACTTATCAGCTCAAGATCCTTGCGAATTCTGTAGCAATCCAAATCGCGATCATACGACGATTATGGTTGTTGAAACATCTCGTGATGTCATTGCTATCGAGCGCAGTGGTGATTATAAGGGCTTGTATCATGTATTGGAAGGTGCCTTGTCCCCTATGGAGGGCATCGGTGCCGATGATATTCGCGTAAAAGAATTGATTGCACGCCTTCGCGATGGCGTTGTACAAGAGGTTATCCTCGCGACAGATCCAGATGTCGAAGGGGAAGCAACAGCTCTGTATTTGGCGCGCTTATTAAGTCCAAGTGGCATCAAGGTAACGCGCATTGCCCGCGGTGTTCCTGTGGGGGGCGATATCGAATATGCCGATGAATTAACGCTAGGCGGTGCCGTAGTGAACCGTCAAGAAATGAAAGGATAG
- a CDS encoding YbaB/EbfC family nucleoid-associated protein, translated as MFGKGMGNMTGMMKKVQKMQADMKKMQEELKTRTVEASVGGGAVTVVMNGEKIIESLKLNPTAVDPEDVEMLEDLVMAAVNEASKKVDDLLAQEMGKVTGGLNLPTGLF; from the coding sequence ATGTTTGGTAAAGGTATGGGCAATATGACTGGCATGATGAAAAAAGTTCAAAAAATGCAAGCAGATATGAAGAAAATGCAAGAAGAGTTAAAAACTCGTACTGTAGAAGCTTCCGTAGGTGGCGGTGCTGTAACCGTTGTGATGAACGGTGAAAAAATCATCGAATCTTTGAAATTGAACCCTACAGCTGTTGATCCTGAAGATGTAGAAATGTTAGAAGATCTAGTAATGGCTGCGGTAAACGAAGCTAGTAAAAAAGTAGACGACCTCTTGGCTCAAGAAATGGGCAAAGTGACTGGTGGTCTAAACTTGCCAACAGGTTTATTCTAA
- the dnaX gene encoding DNA polymerase III subunit gamma/tau: protein MAYIALYRKYRPQTFTDVVGQHQVSDTLMRAIREDKVAHAYLFAGPRGTGKTSMAKIFARAINCEHGPTDHPCNECSACRSILSGQSMDVLEIDAASNRGIDEVRALRESVKFMPVEGRKKVFIIDEAHMLTTEAWNALLKTIEEPPAHVMFIFATTEIEKLPVTIVSRCQRYTFRRITSDDIAQRLSYVAEKEGFDLDSAAAQLIAVHADGGLRDALSILDQCAGMATGSITPQVVEELIGLVSKEWIIHFLDALRNGDGPKVLSYVHDALAEGRDATQIMEALIQHVRALLVGKVAPDADELKVYDAFKDEFLAQANSVDFNELNQYVRSAQSIMNDAKQVDNPRTIIEMGLLVLCAKLGSVDESLEDRVYALESAERSERNDLLNRMAQLEQRGPVAAPTMYGANAFVPPQGGYANSFVSVDTTVTTQDAPMSSTQNTTIDAVPPSSGMGMTPPPMNGVGMTPPPMGAPGSTPPPMNGVGMAPPPMGGVGMAPPPNNGDTDSRKPTRNQAKGRAKKGVSTQAIISEQILSAQEYRNVQSNVIKYLKDSNRNMTSTVIGQGQLVYVDQSKAVMAFKNTLHLNVMTNEVNLAEAADAFTYTLGYAVHVEIVDALTQVYKDYKKAAGSTTQRQVKASQRPQEPMVDVKTTSGGQPTQMDLTNDPQDSKLDSAAVDAAKAAAMAFLAKKTGGAVANTVVSDSANTATIAASETALGAGVETEPASGGDVPITSFDGSPSNQVPDGEIPIESLAGSIEGDNIPVHSFDDVPVDDMEGSYVSSLDDMPPHPLDSVTVISEDGEVLERPMDSGAHIEVEAVPKSDGVEPREVTPHQSDGNGMLSQKPIEVEAIDSVTVAREYAWDPTKMTEEERNNPLLAETLEKLSEDHDIIVEVIEE from the coding sequence ATGGCATATATTGCGCTATATCGTAAGTATCGTCCGCAGACATTTACCGATGTAGTCGGTCAGCACCAGGTGTCTGATACATTGATGCGCGCTATCCGGGAGGATAAGGTAGCTCATGCCTATTTATTTGCCGGTCCGCGGGGGACTGGTAAGACGAGCATGGCGAAGATTTTTGCGCGCGCTATCAACTGCGAGCATGGCCCAACGGATCACCCTTGTAATGAGTGTAGTGCTTGTAGATCGATTTTGAGTGGCCAGTCCATGGACGTCCTTGAAATCGATGCCGCATCTAATCGCGGTATCGATGAGGTGCGTGCTCTCCGTGAAAGCGTTAAATTTATGCCTGTTGAGGGGCGTAAAAAGGTGTTCATCATCGATGAAGCCCACATGCTCACTACAGAGGCGTGGAATGCACTTTTAAAAACTATCGAAGAGCCACCAGCTCATGTGATGTTTATCTTTGCCACTACAGAAATTGAAAAATTGCCTGTTACTATCGTGTCTCGTTGTCAGCGCTATACTTTTAGACGTATTACTTCTGATGACATCGCACAGCGTCTATCTTACGTAGCAGAAAAAGAAGGCTTTGACCTTGATTCTGCGGCGGCTCAGCTCATCGCTGTTCATGCAGACGGTGGTTTGCGTGATGCCTTGAGTATTCTAGACCAATGTGCAGGTATGGCAACGGGCTCTATTACACCGCAAGTGGTGGAAGAGTTAATCGGTCTTGTAAGTAAGGAATGGATTATTCACTTCCTAGATGCTTTGCGCAACGGAGATGGCCCGAAAGTATTATCCTACGTTCACGATGCATTGGCAGAAGGTCGTGATGCGACGCAGATTATGGAAGCCCTCATTCAACATGTGCGCGCCTTGCTCGTTGGTAAGGTGGCTCCTGATGCGGATGAGCTCAAGGTATACGATGCCTTTAAGGATGAGTTCCTAGCTCAGGCCAATAGCGTTGATTTCAATGAACTTAACCAATATGTGCGCAGTGCTCAATCCATCATGAATGATGCGAAACAAGTGGATAACCCACGAACCATCATTGAAATGGGACTACTCGTGCTTTGTGCTAAATTAGGTTCTGTTGATGAAAGCTTAGAAGACCGTGTATATGCTCTAGAAAGTGCCGAGCGATCTGAACGAAACGATTTATTGAACCGCATGGCTCAATTGGAACAACGAGGCCCCGTAGCAGCTCCAACAATGTATGGTGCTAATGCATTTGTACCACCACAAGGTGGCTATGCGAATAGTTTTGTATCTGTTGATACTACTGTAACTACACAGGATGCTCCAATGAGCAGCACTCAAAATACTACTATTGATGCAGTGCCACCATCAAGTGGTATGGGGATGACACCGCCTCCTATGAATGGGGTAGGTATGACGCCTCCACCGATGGGAGCACCAGGTAGTACACCTCCTCCGATGAATGGAGTGGGCATGGCTCCGCCACCGATGGGCGGGGTTGGCATGGCGCCACCGCCAAATAATGGGGACACGGATTCCCGAAAACCTACAAGAAACCAAGCTAAAGGTCGTGCTAAAAAAGGTGTTAGTACACAGGCCATCATTAGTGAACAAATCTTGTCTGCTCAAGAGTATCGCAATGTACAATCCAATGTGATTAAATACTTGAAAGATAGCAATCGCAATATGACCTCTACCGTTATTGGTCAAGGTCAACTTGTATATGTAGACCAAAGCAAGGCGGTCATGGCCTTTAAAAATACATTGCATCTCAATGTGATGACTAATGAAGTGAATTTGGCGGAAGCAGCTGATGCTTTCACCTATACACTGGGCTATGCAGTACACGTAGAAATCGTGGATGCCCTCACGCAAGTTTATAAAGACTATAAAAAGGCTGCTGGTAGTACCACACAACGCCAAGTAAAAGCATCCCAACGACCACAAGAACCGATGGTTGACGTAAAGACGACCTCCGGTGGGCAACCGACACAAATGGATTTAACCAATGATCCTCAAGATAGTAAGCTTGATTCTGCGGCTGTGGACGCGGCTAAGGCTGCGGCGATGGCATTCTTAGCTAAGAAAACCGGCGGTGCTGTTGCAAATACAGTAGTTAGTGATAGTGCGAATACAGCTACAATAGCTGCATCAGAAACTGCATTAGGAGCTGGTGTAGAAACAGAGCCAGCATCCGGTGGAGATGTGCCGATTACATCTTTTGATGGCAGTCCATCTAATCAGGTCCCTGATGGTGAAATTCCTATTGAGTCTCTAGCGGGTTCTATTGAAGGGGATAATATTCCAGTTCATTCCTTTGATGATGTGCCTGTAGATGATATGGAGGGCTCTTATGTATCATCCTTAGATGATATGCCGCCACATCCATTAGATAGTGTGACTGTTATCAGCGAGGATGGCGAAGTGTTAGAGCGTCCTATGGATAGCGGTGCGCATATCGAGGTGGAAGCTGTCCCAAAGTCTGATGGGGTTGAACCTCGTGAGGTAACCCCGCATCAAAGTGATGGAAATGGTATGCTTTCACAAAAACCTATTGAAGTAGAGGCTATCGATAGTGTTACGGTGGCTCGTGAATACGCATGGGACCCAACAAAAATGACCGAAGAGGAACGAAATAATCCTTTATTGGCAGAAACATTAGAAAAACTATCTGAAGACCATGACATCATCGTCGAGGTCATCGAAGAATAG